The following are encoded in a window of Megalops cyprinoides isolate fMegCyp1 chromosome 16, fMegCyp1.pri, whole genome shotgun sequence genomic DNA:
- the LOC118791178 gene encoding SAM and SH3 domain-containing protein 3-like: MLRRKPSNASEKEAAPVQKRKLSLQRSSSFKDFMKPKPSSPVVTDKEFHLDETLVEDVSLEDPGKSSGKLGKKWRAVISRTMTRKTSKIVQKALAEEGGESGEDGPMSPVSIDWAPDLSPGQRTSVCSNEPEEVVHSPLSRQFSGCGDRQSLDSGYSQRDSMRLEDNSVPYTGPFCGRARVHTDFTPSPYDMDSLKLQKGDIIDIIEKPPVGTWTGKLNNKVGSFKFIYVTILPNEATPPRRKRCHRKNHKSRPKPKTLEEVLERIGITELGSLLSMQGFEDLEDFRDLKESHLNEFNITDPEHRSRILAAVEMLHDSEGESEEVEKEEGSQKTDTPRDSGCFESTENLENGREEPAPEQEPEPEPEPDPEPKKDPEPQKDPEPQQDPEPQQDTEQQEDPEPQHDPEPQRDAEQQEDPEPQHDPEPQQDAEQQEDPALQQDPEQHQDPEPQLDPEPELSAIEEQLEQLTVEEGES, from the exons ATGCTGAGACGGAAGCCCTCCAACGCCTCGGAGAAGGAGGCGGCGCCGGTGCAGAAGAGGAAG CTCTCTCTTCAGAGGTCTAGCAGCTTCAAGGACTTCATGAAACCCAAGCCCTCCTCCCCCGTGGTGACAGACAAGGAGTTTCACCTGGATGAGACT CTGGTGGAGGATGTTTCTCTGGAGGATCCTGGGAAAAGCAGTGGTAAACTCGGGAAGAAGTGGAGAGCCGTCATCTCGCGCACCATGACCCGAAAGACCTCCAAGATTGTACAGAAAGCCCTTGCAGAAGAGGGG GGGGAGAGTGGCGAGGATGGACCCATGTCCCCTGTGTCCATCGACTGGGCGCCGGACCTGAGTCCTGGGCAGCGGACTTCAGTGTGCTCCAACGAACCAGAGGAAGTCGTTCACAGCCCGCTATCCCGCCAATTCTCCGGCT GTGGAGACAGGCAGAGTCTGGACAGCGGCTacagccagagagacagcaTGAGGCTGGAGGACAACAGCGTCCCCTACACCGGGCCCTTCTGCGGCCGCGCCCGCGTCCACACCGACTTCACCCCCAGCCCCTACGACATGGACTCCCTCAAACTGCAG AAAGGTGACATCATAGATATCATCGAGAAGCCACCGGTGGGCACCTGGACGGGGAAACTTAACAACAAGGTGGGCTCCTTCAAGTTCATCTACGTCACCATCCTGCCAAATGAGGCCACGCCCCCCCGGAGGAAGAGGTGCCACAGGAAGAACCACAAGTCCAGACCCAAACCCAAAACCCTTGAGGAGGTTCTGGAGAGGATCGGCATAACA GAGCTGGGCTCCCTGCTGTCTATGCAAGGCTTCGAGGACTTGGAGGACTTCAGGGACCTGAAGGAGTCCCACCTCAACGAGTTCAACATCACAGACCCAGAGCACCGCTCCAGGATCCTGGCTGCTGTGGAGATGCTGCATGATT CTGAAGGCGAATCAGAGGAAGTGGAAAAGGAGGAGGGCAGCCAGAAGACAGACACCCCCCGGGACTCGGGCTGTTTCGAAAGTACAGAGAACCTGGAGAACGGACGTGAAGAACCAGCCCCAGAACaagaaccagaaccagaaccggAACCGGACCCAGAACCAAAGAAGGATCCAGAACCCCAGAAGGACCCAGAGCCACAGCAAGACCCAGAACCCCAGCAGGATACAGAACAACAGGAGGACCCAGAACCACAGCATGACCCAGAACCTCAGCGGGATGCAGAGCAACAGGAGGACCCAGAACCACAGCATGACCCAGAACCCCAGCAGGATGCAGAGCAACAGGAGGATCCAGCACTTCAGCAGGATCCAGAACAACATCAGGACCCAGAACCCCAACTGGACCCAGAACCTGAACTAAGCGCCATAGAGGAGCAGCTCGAGCAGCTCACAGTGGAAGAGGGAGAGTCCTGA
- the xpnpep2 gene encoding xaa-Pro aminopeptidase 2, producing the protein MQSGWVLFAAFALGGSWSGAPSASGADSTRNCSVTPPYLPPTAINTTLRLQALRGVMAPLNITAYIIPGTDAHLSEYIAERDARRAWMTGFTGSAGTAVVTQTRAVLWTDSRYWVQAERQMDCNWELERDSSISSITDWLIREVAEGKEIGFDPFLFSMDTYEAYNVKLAPAKRVLKSLPDNLVDKVWTDRPPVPTDSIFRLPDNIIERTWQMKVEDIRQQIRDNQYKPTAVLLSALDETAWLFNLRGNDIPYNPFFYSYTLLTQEEIWLFVHTERVSDELKAYLNASCYTAQCVQLLDYAQVRVYLQDYLVRPSVRVWIGTEYTTRALSELITPEEKILTTAYSPVLITKAVKDQTEQQVLKDAHVRDAVAVMQLLMRLEKSVPKGEETELTAAHFVNECRMKQKYSKGPSFETISASGPNAALAHYSPTNETNRKLSVNEMYLVDSGGQYLDGTTDITRTVHWGTPTDFQKEAFTRVLMGNIELSRTIFPEGTRGVYMEMLARKALWEVGLNYGHGTGHGVGNYFGVHEWPVGFQSNNIPFKEGMFTSIEPGYYKENDFGIRIEDVAVVVKAETKYGNNYMTFETVSLVPYDRKLIDTSIMSPQQLQWLDSYYQKIRSVMGPELERLHLKEEREWMMKNTEPFLSAGAPSLISSLTLTLTVLSSTLLQCLH; encoded by the exons ATGCAGTCTGGCTGGGTACTATTTGCGGCTTTTGCACTGGGAG GGTCCTGGAGTGGggctccctctgcctctggtGCGGACAGCACAAGGAACTGCTCCGTCACCCCGCCG TACCTCCCACCCACGGCCATCAACACTACCCTGAGGCTGCAGGCCCTGAGGGGCGTCATGGCCCCCCTCAACATCACTGCCTACATCATCCCCGGGACAGATGCTCACCTG AGCGAGTACATCGCCGAGCGAGATGCCCGGAGGGCCTGGATGACGGGCTTCACTGGCTCCGCTG GCACAGCTGTGGTGACCCAAACTAGGGCTGTCCTGTGGACCGACAGCCGGTACTGGGTGCAGGCAGAACGCCAGATGGACTGCAATTGGGAGCTAGAGAGAGACT CCTCCATCAGCAGCATAACAGACTGGCTGATCCGGGAAGTCGCAGAGGGAAAGGAGATCGGCTTCGaccccttcctcttctccatGG ACACATATGAGGCCTACAATGTCAAGCTGGCACCTGCCAAACGGGTCCTGAAGTCCCTGCCTGACAATTTGGTGGACAAGGTGTGGACCGACCGGCCCCCGGTCCCAACAGACAGCATCTTCCGCCTTCCTGACAACATCATTG AGAGAACCTGGCAGATGAAGGTGGAGGACATTCGGCAGCAGATCAGGGACAACCAATACAAGCCCACAGCTGTCCTGCTCTCTGCACTGGATGAGACCGCAT GGCTCTTCAATCTGCGCGGCAACGACATCCCTTACAACCCCTTCTTCTACTCTTACACACTGCTGACCCAGGAAGAGATCTG GCTCTTTGTGCACACTGAAAGAGTGTCGGACGAGCTGAAGGCGTACCTGAATGCGAGCTGTTACACCGCCCAGTGTGTGCAGCTGCTAGACTACGCACAGGTGAGGGTGTACCTGCAGGACTACCTGGTGCGACCCAGCGTGAGGGTGTGGATCGGGACGGAGTACACCACCCGAGCCCTTTCGGAGCTGATCACGCCAGAG GAGAAGATACTGACAACTGCCTACTCCCCTGTCCTCATCACTAAAGCGGTGAAGGACCAGACCGAGCAGCAGGTCCTAAAGGATGCTCAT GTCAGAGATGCTGTTGCGGTCATGCAGCTCCTGATGAGGTTGGAGAAGAGTGTCCCTAAGGGGGAGGAGACTGAACTGACAGCTGCACACTTTGTCAATGAGTGCCGCAT GAAGCAGAAATACAGTAAGGGCCCAAGCTTTGAGACCATTTCTGCCAGTGGGCCCAATGCTGCTCTGGCCCATTACAG CCCCACCAATGAGACAAACAGGAAGCTCAGCGTGAATGAGATGTACCTAGTGGACTCTGGTGGCCAGTATCT TGATGGGACCACTGACATCACTCGCACCGTGCACTGGGGGACGCCCACTGACTTCCAGAAG GAGGCTTTCACCCGTGTGCTGATGGGGAATATTGAGCTTTCCAGAACCATCTTTCCAGAAGGGACCAGAG GTGTATACATGGAGATGCTGGCccgcaaggcattgtgggaagtggGGCTGAACTACGGCCATGGGACAGGCCACGGTGTGGGGAACTACTTTGGTGTACACGAAT GGCCTGTTGGCTTTCAGTCCAACAACATCCCATTTAAAGAGGGCATGTTCACCTCCATTG AGCCAGGATACTATAAGGAAAATGACTTTGGAATAAGGATTGAAGATGTTGCTGTTGTAGTTAAAGCAGAAACTAAG TATGGTAACAACTACATGACCTTCGAGACGGTGTCTCTGGTGCCTTACGACAGAAAGCTGATCGACACATCTATCATGAGCCCCCAACAG CTGCAGTGGCTCGATTCGTACTACCAGAAGATCCGCAGCGTGATGGGGccggagctggagaggctgcACCTGAAGGAGGAGCGCGAGTGGATGATGAAGAACACAGAGCCCTTCCTGTCGGCCGGAGCGCCttccctcatctcctccctgacGCTGACCCTGACAGTGCTGTCCAGCACTTTGCTTCAGTGCCtgcactga